The following proteins are encoded in a genomic region of Pan troglodytes isolate AG18354 chromosome 2, NHGRI_mPanTro3-v2.0_pri, whole genome shotgun sequence:
- the TNK2 gene encoding activated CDC42 kinase 1 isoform X32, producing MRTWRRSAWAGLVFSGKRLEAEFPPHHSQSTFRKTSPAPGGPAGEGPLQSLTCLIGEKDLRLLEKLGDGSFGVVRRGEWDAPSGKTVSVAVKCLKPDVLSQPEAMDDFIREVNAMHSLDHRNLIRLYGVVLTPPMKMVTELAPLGSLLDRLRKHQGHFLLGTLSRYAVQVAEGMGYLESKRFIHRDLAARNLLLATRDLVKIGDFGLMRALPQNDDHYVMQEHRKVPFAWCAPESLKTRTFSHASDTWMFGVTLWEMFTYGQEPWIGLNGSQILHKIDKEGERLPRPEDCPQDIYNVMVQCWAHKPEDRPTFVALRDFLLEAQPTDMRALQDFEEPDKLHIQMNDVITVIEGRAENYWWRGQNTRTLCVGPFPRNVVTSVAGLSAQDISQPLQNSFIHTGHGDSDPRHCWGFPDRIDELYLGNPMDPPDLLSVELSTSRPPQHLGGVKKPTYDPVSEDQDPLSSDFKRLGLRKPGLPRGLWLAKPSARVPGTKASRGSGAEVTLIDFGEEPVVPALRPCAPSLAQLAMDACSLLDETPPQSPTRALPRPLHPTPVVDWDARPLPPPPAYDDVAQDEDDFEICSINSTLVGAGVPAGPSQGQTNYAFVPEQARPPPPLEDNLFLPPQGGGKPPSSAQTAEIFQALQQECMRQLQAPAGSPAPSPSPGGDDKPQVPPRVPIPPRPTRPHVQLSPAPSGEEETSRWPGPASPPRVPPREPLSPQGSRTPSPLVPPGSSPLPPRLSSSPGKTMPTTQSFASDPKYATPQVIQAPGPRAGPCILPIVRDGKKVSSTHYYLLPERPSYLERYQRFLREAQSPEEPAPLPVPLLLPPPSTPAPAAPTATVRPMPQAALDPKANFSTNNSNPGARPPPPRATARLPQRGCPGDGPEAGRPADKIQMLQAMVHGVTTEECQAALQCHGWSVQRAAQYLKVEQLFGLGLRPRGECHKVLEMFDWNLEQAGCHLLGSWGPAHHKR from the exons ATGAGGACCTGGAGAAGATCGGCATGGGCCGGCCTG GTGTTCAGTGGGAAGCGACTGGAGGCTGAGTTCCCCCCTCATCACTCTCAGAGCACCTTCCGGAAGACCTCGCCCGCCCCTGGGGGCCCAGCAGGGGAGGGGCCCCTGCAGAGCCTCACCTGCCTCATTGGGGAGAAGGACCTGCGCCTCCTGGAGAAGCTGGGCGATGGTTCCTTTGGCGTGGTGCGCAGGGGCGAGTGGGACGCGCCCTCAGGGAAGACG GTGAGTGTGGCTGTGAAGTGCCTGAAGCCTGATGTCCTGAGCCAGCCAGAAGCCATGGACGACTTCATCCGGGAGGTCAATGCCATGCACTCGCTCGATCACCGCAACCTCATTCGCCTCTACGGGGTGGTGCTCACGCCGCCCATGAAGATG GTGACAGAGCTGGCACCTCTGGGATCGTTGTTGGACCGGCTACGTAAGCATCAGGGCCACTTCCTCCTGGGGACTCTGAGCCGCTACGCTGTGCAGGTGGCTGAGGGCATGGGCTACCTGGAGTCCAAGCGCTTTATTCACCGTGACCTGGCTGCCCGCAATCTGCTGTTGGCTACCCGCGACCTGGTCAAGATCGGGGACTTTGGGCTGATGCGAGCACTACCTCAGAATGACGACCATTACGTCATGCAGGAACATCGCAAGGTGCCCTTCGCCTG GTGTGCCCCCGAGAGCCTGAAGACACGCACCTTCTCCCATGCCAGCGACACCTGGATGTTCGGGGTGACACTGTGGGAAATGTTCACCTACGGCCAGGAGCCCTGGATTGGCCTCAACGGCAGTCAG ATCCTGCATAAGATCGACAAGGAGGGGGAGCGGCTGCCCCGGCCCGAGGACTGTCCCCAGGACATCTACAACGTCATGGTCCAGTGCTGGGCTCACAAGCCAGAGGACAGACCCACGTTTGTGGCCCTGCGGGACTTCCTGCTGGAG gcCCAGCCCACAGACATGCGGGCCCTTCAGGACTTTGAGGAACCGGACAAGCTGCACATCCAGATGAATGATGTCATCACTGTCATCGAGGGAAG GGCCGAGAACTACTGGTGGCGTGGCCAGAACACACGGACGCTGTGTGTGGGGCCCTTCCCTCGCAACGTGGTGACCTCCGTGGCCGGCCTGTCGGCTCAGGACATCAGCCAGCCCCTGCAGAACAGCTTCATCCACACAGGGCATGGCGACAGTGACCCCCGCCACTGCTGGGGCTTCCCGGACAGGATTGACGA ACTGTATCTGGGAAACCCCATGGACCCCCCCGACCTCCTGAGCGTGGAACTGAGCACCTCCCGGCCCCCCCAGCATCTAGGAGGGGTGAAAA AACCAACCTATGACCCTGTGAGCGAGGACCAAGACCCCTTGTCCAGTGACTTCAAGAGGCTGGGCCTGCGGAAGCCAGGCCTGCCCCGAGGGCTGTGGCTGGCGAAGCCCTCGGCGCGGGTGCCGGGCACCAAGGCCAGCCGAGGCAGCGGGGCTGAGGTCACGCTCATCGACTTTGGTGAGGAGCCCGTGGTCCCGGCCCTACGGCCCTGCGCGCCCTCCCTGGCGCAGCTGGCCATGGACGCCTGCTCCCTGCTGGACGAGACCCCGCCTCAGAGCCCCACGCGGGCACTGCCCCGGCCTCTGCACCCCACACCTGTGGTGGACTGGGACGCACGCCCGCTGCCCCCCCCGCCCGCCTATGACGACGTGGCCCAGGATGAGGATGACTTTGAGATCTGCTCCATCAACAGCACCCTCGTGGGCGCGGGGGTCCCTGCCGGGCCCAGCCAGGGCCAGACCAACTACGCCTTTGTGCCTGAGCAGGCGCGGCCGCCCCCTCCCCTGGAGGACAACCTGTTCCTCCCGCCCCAGGGTGGGGGCAAGCCGCCCAGCTCCGCACAGACGGCAGAGATCTTCCAGGCGCTACAGCAGGAGTGCATGAGGCAACTGCAGGCTCCGGCCGGCTCCCCGGCCCCCTCTCCCAGCCCGGGGGGTGACGACAAGCCCCAGGTGCCTCCTCGGGTACCCATCCCCCCTCGGCCCACGCGCCCACACGTCCAGCTGTCTCCAGCCCCCTCGGGCGAGGAGGAGACCAGCCGGTGGCCTGGACCTGCTTCCCCTCCCCGGGTGCCTCCGCGGGAGCCCCTGTCCCCTCAAGGCTCGAGGACACCCAGCCCCCTGGTACCACCTGGCAGCTCCCCGCTGCCACCCCGGCTCTCAAGCTCACCTGGGAAGACCATGCCCACCACCCAGAGCTTTGCCTCAGACCCCAAGTACGCCACCCCCCAGGTGATCCAGGCCCCTGGCCCGCGGGCTGGTCCCTGCATCCTGCCCATCGTCCGGGATGGCAAGAAGGTCAGCAGCACCCACTATTACTTGCTGCCCGAGCGACCATCCTACCTGGAGCGCTACCAGCGCTTCCTGCGTGAGGCCCAGAGCCCCGAGGAGCCGGCCCCCCTGCCTGTGCCTCTGCTGCTGCCCCCACCCAGCACCCCAGCCCCCGCCGCCCCCACGGCCACCGTGCGGCCGATGCCCCAGGCTGCCTTGGACCCCAAGGCCAACTTCTCCACCAACAACAGCAACCCAGGGGCCCGGCCACCACCCCCGAGGGCCACTGCTCGGCTGCCACAGAGGGGCTGCCCTGGCGATGGGCCAGAGGCGGGCCGGCCAGCAGACAAGATCCAGATG CTGCAGGCCATGGTGCATGGGGTGACCACAGAGGAGTGCCAGGCGGCCCTGCAGTGCCACGGCTGGAGCGTGCAGAGGGCTGCCCAGTATCTGAAG GTGGAGCAGCTCTTCGGGCTGGGTCTACGGCCCAGAGGGGAGTGCCACAAAGTGCTGGAGATGTTCGACTGGAACCTGGAGCAGGCCGGCTGCCACCTTCTGGGCTCCTGGGGCCCTGCCCACCACAA
- the TNK2 gene encoding activated CDC42 kinase 1 isoform X18, whose product MQPEEGTGWLLELLSEVQLQQYFLRLRDDLNVTRLSHFEYVKNEDLEKIGMGRPGQRRLWEAVKRRKALCKRKSWMSKVFSGKRLEAEFPPHHSQSTFRKTSPAPGGPAGEGPLQSLTCLIGEKDLRLLEKLGDGSFGVVRRGEWDAPSGKTVSVAVKCLKPDVLSQPEAMDDFIREVNAMHSLDHRNLIRLYGVVLTPPMKMVTELAPLGSLLDRLRKHQGHFLLGTLSRYAVQVAEGMGYLESKRFIHRDLAARNLLLATRDLVKIGDFGLMRALPQNDDHYVMQEHRKVPFAWCAPESLKTRTFSHASDTWMFGVTLWEMFTYGQEPWIGLNGSQILHKIDKEGERLPRPEDCPQDIYNVMVQCWAHKPEDRPTFVALRDFLLEAQPTDMRALQDFEEPDKLHIQMNDVITVIEGRAENYWWRGQNTRTLCVGPFPRNVVTSVAGLSAQDISQPLQNSFIHTGHGDSDPRHCWGFPDRIDELYLGNPMDPPDLLSVELSTSRPPQHLGGVKREPPPRPPQPAFFTQSKWGCFRCLGPRPRPLSLTPLLEEPTYDPVSEDQDPLSSDFKRLGLRKPGLPRGLWLAKPSARVPGTKASRGSGAEVTLIDFGEEPVVPALRPCAPSLAQLAMDACSLLDETPPQSPTRALPRPLHPTPVVDWDARPLPPPPAYDDVAQDEDDFEICSINSTLVGAGVPAGPSQGQTNYAFVPEQARPPPPLEDNLFLPPQGGGKPPSSAQTAEIFQALQQECMRQLQAPAGSPAPSPSPGGDDKPQVPPRVPIPPRPTRPHVQLSPAPSGEEETSRWPGPASPPRVPPREPLSPQGSRTPSPLVPPGSSPLPPRLSSSPGKTMPTTQSFASDPKYATPQVIQAPGPRAGPCILPIVRDGKKVSSTHYYLLPERPSYLERYQRFLREAQSPEEPAPLPVPLLLPPPSTPAPAAPTATVRPMPQAALDPKANFSTNNSNPGARPPPPRATARLPQRGCPGDGPEAGRPADKIQMGP is encoded by the exons ATGCAGCCAGAGGAGGGCACAGGCTGGCTGCTGGAGCTGCTGTCCGAGGTGCAGCTGCAACAGTACTTCCTGCGGCTCCGAGACGACCTCAACGTCACCCGCCTGTCCCACTTTGAGTACGTCAAGAATGAGGACCTGGAGAAGATCGGCATGGGCCGGCCTG GCCAGCGGCGGCTGTGGGAGGCTGTGAAGAGGAGGAAGGCCTTGTGCAAACGCAAGTCGTGGATGAGTAAG GTGTTCAGTGGGAAGCGACTGGAGGCTGAGTTCCCCCCTCATCACTCTCAGAGCACCTTCCGGAAGACCTCGCCCGCCCCTGGGGGCCCAGCAGGGGAGGGGCCCCTGCAGAGCCTCACCTGCCTCATTGGGGAGAAGGACCTGCGCCTCCTGGAGAAGCTGGGCGATGGTTCCTTTGGCGTGGTGCGCAGGGGCGAGTGGGACGCGCCCTCAGGGAAGACG GTGAGTGTGGCTGTGAAGTGCCTGAAGCCTGATGTCCTGAGCCAGCCAGAAGCCATGGACGACTTCATCCGGGAGGTCAATGCCATGCACTCGCTCGATCACCGCAACCTCATTCGCCTCTACGGGGTGGTGCTCACGCCGCCCATGAAGATG GTGACAGAGCTGGCACCTCTGGGATCGTTGTTGGACCGGCTACGTAAGCATCAGGGCCACTTCCTCCTGGGGACTCTGAGCCGCTACGCTGTGCAGGTGGCTGAGGGCATGGGCTACCTGGAGTCCAAGCGCTTTATTCACCGTGACCTGGCTGCCCGCAATCTGCTGTTGGCTACCCGCGACCTGGTCAAGATCGGGGACTTTGGGCTGATGCGAGCACTACCTCAGAATGACGACCATTACGTCATGCAGGAACATCGCAAGGTGCCCTTCGCCTG GTGTGCCCCCGAGAGCCTGAAGACACGCACCTTCTCCCATGCCAGCGACACCTGGATGTTCGGGGTGACACTGTGGGAAATGTTCACCTACGGCCAGGAGCCCTGGATTGGCCTCAACGGCAGTCAG ATCCTGCATAAGATCGACAAGGAGGGGGAGCGGCTGCCCCGGCCCGAGGACTGTCCCCAGGACATCTACAACGTCATGGTCCAGTGCTGGGCTCACAAGCCAGAGGACAGACCCACGTTTGTGGCCCTGCGGGACTTCCTGCTGGAG gcCCAGCCCACAGACATGCGGGCCCTTCAGGACTTTGAGGAACCGGACAAGCTGCACATCCAGATGAATGATGTCATCACTGTCATCGAGGGAAG GGCCGAGAACTACTGGTGGCGTGGCCAGAACACACGGACGCTGTGTGTGGGGCCCTTCCCTCGCAACGTGGTGACCTCCGTGGCCGGCCTGTCGGCTCAGGACATCAGCCAGCCCCTGCAGAACAGCTTCATCCACACAGGGCATGGCGACAGTGACCCCCGCCACTGCTGGGGCTTCCCGGACAGGATTGACGA ACTGTATCTGGGAAACCCCATGGACCCCCCCGACCTCCTGAGCGTGGAACTGAGCACCTCCCGGCCCCCCCAGCATCTAGGAGGGGTGAAAA GGGAGCCTCCAcctcgcccacctcagcctgccttcTTCACTCAGAGTAAGTGGGGCTGCTTCCGATGCCTtggcccccgcccccgccccctctctctcactcctcTCCTGGAAG AACCAACCTATGACCCTGTGAGCGAGGACCAAGACCCCTTGTCCAGTGACTTCAAGAGGCTGGGCCTGCGGAAGCCAGGCCTGCCCCGAGGGCTGTGGCTGGCGAAGCCCTCGGCGCGGGTGCCGGGCACCAAGGCCAGCCGAGGCAGCGGGGCTGAGGTCACGCTCATCGACTTTGGTGAGGAGCCCGTGGTCCCGGCCCTACGGCCCTGCGCGCCCTCCCTGGCGCAGCTGGCCATGGACGCCTGCTCCCTGCTGGACGAGACCCCGCCTCAGAGCCCCACGCGGGCACTGCCCCGGCCTCTGCACCCCACACCTGTGGTGGACTGGGACGCACGCCCGCTGCCCCCCCCGCCCGCCTATGACGACGTGGCCCAGGATGAGGATGACTTTGAGATCTGCTCCATCAACAGCACCCTCGTGGGCGCGGGGGTCCCTGCCGGGCCCAGCCAGGGCCAGACCAACTACGCCTTTGTGCCTGAGCAGGCGCGGCCGCCCCCTCCCCTGGAGGACAACCTGTTCCTCCCGCCCCAGGGTGGGGGCAAGCCGCCCAGCTCCGCACAGACGGCAGAGATCTTCCAGGCGCTACAGCAGGAGTGCATGAGGCAACTGCAGGCTCCGGCCGGCTCCCCGGCCCCCTCTCCCAGCCCGGGGGGTGACGACAAGCCCCAGGTGCCTCCTCGGGTACCCATCCCCCCTCGGCCCACGCGCCCACACGTCCAGCTGTCTCCAGCCCCCTCGGGCGAGGAGGAGACCAGCCGGTGGCCTGGACCTGCTTCCCCTCCCCGGGTGCCTCCGCGGGAGCCCCTGTCCCCTCAAGGCTCGAGGACACCCAGCCCCCTGGTACCACCTGGCAGCTCCCCGCTGCCACCCCGGCTCTCAAGCTCACCTGGGAAGACCATGCCCACCACCCAGAGCTTTGCCTCAGACCCCAAGTACGCCACCCCCCAGGTGATCCAGGCCCCTGGCCCGCGGGCTGGTCCCTGCATCCTGCCCATCGTCCGGGATGGCAAGAAGGTCAGCAGCACCCACTATTACTTGCTGCCCGAGCGACCATCCTACCTGGAGCGCTACCAGCGCTTCCTGCGTGAGGCCCAGAGCCCCGAGGAGCCGGCCCCCCTGCCTGTGCCTCTGCTGCTGCCCCCACCCAGCACCCCAGCCCCCGCCGCCCCCACGGCCACCGTGCGGCCGATGCCCCAGGCTGCCTTGGACCCCAAGGCCAACTTCTCCACCAACAACAGCAACCCAGGGGCCCGGCCACCACCCCCGAGGGCCACTGCTCGGCTGCCACAGAGGGGCTGCCCTGGCGATGGGCCAGAGGCGGGCCGGCCAGCAGACAAGATCCAGATG GGACCCTGA